The Nocardioides campestrisoli genome includes a window with the following:
- a CDS encoding DUF4439 domain-containing protein: MRAASGGGPTGTVEALQTVLAAEHAAVHLWAAIGARTTSEADPGSAAEAASRHAVHRQRRDSVSESLRARGAAPVDAAAAYELPPLGDREGARAAGLLVEQRCAQAYSALVVRSRGRLRGWAIDALVDSSTATAFWGGRPESFPGAPEL, translated from the coding sequence ATGAGGGCGGCGTCCGGCGGTGGCCCGACGGGCACGGTCGAGGCACTGCAGACCGTCCTGGCCGCGGAGCACGCCGCCGTCCACCTGTGGGCGGCGATCGGCGCCCGGACGACGTCCGAGGCGGACCCGGGCTCGGCCGCCGAGGCCGCTTCCCGGCACGCGGTCCACCGGCAGCGGCGCGACAGCGTGAGCGAGTCACTGCGCGCACGCGGCGCCGCGCCGGTCGACGCCGCGGCCGCCTACGAGCTTCCCCCTCTCGGGGACCGGGAGGGGGCACGGGCCGCCGGCCTGCTGGTCGAGCAGCGCTGCGCGCAGGCGTACTCCGCCCTGGTCGTGAGAAGTCGAGGGCGTCTGCGCGGGTGGGCGATCGACGCCCTGGTCGACTCCTCGACCGCCACCGCCTTCTGGGGCGGTCGCCCCGAGTCCTTCCCGGGAGCTCCGGAGCTCTGA
- the rimP gene encoding ribosome maturation factor RimP encodes MSNTRSDATRARIEAELTDPLAALGLDVEAVELSPAGKRRVLRVAVDKDGGVTLDDVADATREVSRVLDDSDVMGETPYLLEVTSRGVDRPLTLPRHWRRNVTRLVRITPVEGEQVTGRVRSSDEDGVDVEIDGEVRRFGYAEVAKALVQVEFNRKNEDEDD; translated from the coding sequence GTGAGCAACACCCGAAGTGATGCCACCCGCGCCCGCATCGAGGCGGAGCTGACGGACCCCCTGGCCGCGCTGGGCCTCGACGTCGAGGCGGTCGAGCTCTCGCCCGCCGGCAAGCGTCGGGTCCTGCGGGTCGCGGTGGACAAGGACGGCGGCGTCACGCTCGACGACGTGGCCGACGCGACCCGTGAGGTCTCCCGGGTCCTGGACGACTCCGACGTGATGGGGGAGACGCCGTACCTGCTGGAGGTCACCTCTCGCGGTGTGGACCGTCCGCTCACGCTGCCCCGGCACTGGCGCCGCAACGTCACCCGCCTGGTCCGGATCACCCCCGTCGAGGGCGAGCAGGTCACCGGACGCGTGCGCAGCAGCGACGAGGACGGCGTGGACGTCGAGATCGACGGCGAGGTCCGTCGGTTCGGGTACGCCGAGGTGGCCAAGGCACTGGTGCAGGTCGAGTTCAACCGCAAGAACGAGGACGAGGACGACTGA
- the nusA gene encoding transcription termination factor NusA, whose protein sequence is MDIDLSILRMLEREKEISFDVLVEAIEQALLTAYHKTPGAQERARVTLDRKTGHVAVLAAELDAEGNLVAEFDDTPDGFGRIAATTAKQIMLQRLRDAEDDLRFGEFAGKEGDIVSGVIQQGHNPDDVMVDLGKLEALLPVSERVPGESYTHGTRIKCLVVSVRKGMRGPQITLSRTHPTLVKKLFALEVPEIADGTVQIAGLAREAGHRTKIAVFTKVPGVNAKGACIGPMGQRVRNVMAELHGEKIDIVDWSEDPAELVAHALSPARVSSVEILDAATRSCRVVVPDFQLSLAIGKEGQNARLAARLTGWRIDIRSDEEGTDQERVG, encoded by the coding sequence ATGGACATCGATCTCAGCATCCTGAGGATGCTCGAACGCGAGAAGGAGATCTCCTTCGACGTGCTCGTCGAGGCGATCGAGCAGGCGCTGCTGACGGCGTACCACAAGACCCCGGGCGCCCAGGAGCGTGCGCGGGTCACCCTGGACCGCAAGACCGGGCACGTCGCGGTGCTGGCGGCCGAGCTGGACGCCGAGGGCAACCTCGTCGCCGAGTTCGACGACACCCCGGACGGCTTCGGCCGGATCGCCGCGACGACCGCGAAGCAGATCATGCTGCAGCGGCTCCGCGACGCGGAGGACGACCTGCGCTTCGGGGAGTTCGCCGGCAAGGAGGGCGACATCGTCTCGGGCGTGATCCAGCAGGGTCACAACCCCGACGACGTGATGGTCGACCTGGGCAAGCTGGAGGCGCTCCTCCCGGTCAGCGAGCGGGTGCCGGGCGAGTCCTACACGCACGGGACCCGGATCAAGTGCCTGGTGGTCTCGGTCCGCAAGGGCATGCGTGGTCCGCAGATCACCCTGTCCCGCACCCACCCCACCCTGGTCAAGAAGCTCTTCGCCCTGGAGGTCCCCGAGATCGCCGACGGCACGGTGCAGATCGCCGGGCTGGCGCGCGAGGCCGGCCACCGCACCAAGATCGCGGTCTTCACCAAGGTGCCCGGGGTCAACGCCAAGGGCGCCTGCATCGGACCGATGGGTCAGCGCGTGCGCAACGTGATGGCCGAGCTGCACGGCGAGAAGATCGACATCGTCGACTGGTCCGAGGATCCCGCCGAGCTGGTGGCGCACGCGCTCTCGCCCGCCCGGGTCTCCTCGGTGGAGATCCTCGACGCGGCGACCCGTTCGTGCCGCGTGGTCGTGCCGGACTTCCAGCTCTCGCTGGCGATCGGCAAGGAGGGGCAGAACGCCCGTCTGGCCGCGCGCCTGACCGGGTGGCGCATCGACATCCGCTCCGACGAAGAGGGCACCGACCAGGAGCGGGTCGGCTGA
- a CDS encoding YlxR family protein, producing the protein MGCRQRTAKSELLRVVAGKGADGRAAVVPDPSATAPGRGAHLHPTSECLQLAVRRRAFPRALRVREGLDHAPLEEHLLARPTVIDRPETGAGSS; encoded by the coding sequence GTGGGGTGTCGGCAGCGGACCGCGAAGAGCGAGTTGTTGCGTGTGGTGGCCGGCAAGGGCGCCGACGGTCGAGCGGCCGTCGTCCCCGATCCGTCCGCCACGGCACCAGGTCGTGGGGCGCACCTGCACCCCACGTCGGAGTGTCTCCAGCTCGCGGTGCGCAGGAGAGCGTTCCCCCGGGCCCTCAGGGTCAGGGAGGGGCTCGACCACGCACCGTTGGAGGAACACCTCCTCGCTCGTCCCACTGTGATCGACCGACCAGAAACTGGAGCAGGCAGCTCATGA